A genomic segment from Actinoplanes sichuanensis encodes:
- the eda gene encoding bifunctional 4-hydroxy-2-oxoglutarate aldolase/2-dehydro-3-deoxy-phosphogluconate aldolase, translating into MSAVDVLGGHRLVPVVVLNDPGAADGLGDALVAGGLPIAEVTFRTREAATVLRRLAARGDLVVGAGTVLTATQVDLAYESGAKFVVSPGLSAAVVRRCQALGLAVIPGASTATEIMAALDLGLDTVKFFPAEASGGLPVVKALSAAFPQVRFVPTGGVTAEIAGTYLAHPAVTAVGGSWMVAPDLLAAGKWDEVTARCAVQGVTS; encoded by the coding sequence ATGAGCGCCGTCGACGTCCTCGGCGGGCACCGGTTGGTGCCGGTCGTGGTCCTGAACGATCCGGGTGCGGCCGACGGTCTCGGCGACGCGCTGGTGGCCGGCGGCCTGCCGATCGCCGAGGTCACCTTCCGCACGCGAGAGGCGGCGACCGTCCTGCGTCGTCTGGCCGCGCGCGGTGACCTGGTGGTGGGCGCGGGCACGGTGCTGACCGCCACGCAGGTCGACCTGGCGTACGAATCGGGTGCGAAGTTCGTGGTCTCACCCGGGCTGAGCGCCGCCGTCGTGCGCCGCTGCCAGGCGCTCGGTCTGGCGGTCATCCCCGGCGCGAGTACGGCGACCGAGATCATGGCGGCGCTGGACCTCGGCCTGGACACGGTCAAGTTCTTCCCGGCCGAGGCCAGCGGCGGGCTGCCCGTGGTGAAGGCGCTGTCCGCGGCGTTCCCGCAGGTCAGGTTTGTGCCGACCGGGGGAGTGACGGCGGAGATCGCCGGCACCTATCTGGCTCATCCGGCCGTGACCGCGGTCGGCGGGAGCTGGATGGTGGCACCCGACCTGTTGGCCGCCGGTAAATGGGACGAGGTCACCGCGAGGTGTGCGGTGCAGGGAGTGACATCGTGA
- a CDS encoding sugar kinase has protein sequence MIDLRPASECEFDIVALGEVMLRLDPGEGRVRTARRFEVWEGGGEYNVARGMRKVFGLRAGVVTAFADNEIGRLAENLIMQGGVDTSLIRWEKYDGIGRTVRNGLNFTERGFGVRGALGVSDRAHTAIAGLRPGTIDWDDLFARRGVRWLHTGGIFAALSENSAAVAEEAMAAARRHGTVVSFDLNYRPSLWSGIGGTEVARAVNTGLARHVDVMIGNEEDFTAALGFDVAHVDERLSALPIDSFAEMVGTVAGKMPWLKVVATTLRTVHTAGDNDWQAIAWSPETGVLSSVARDHLGVFDRVGGGDGFASGLIYGLLEGESLQSCLELGAAHGALAMTTPGDTSMATREEVWALAGGGSARVRR, from the coding sequence GTGATCGACCTCCGTCCGGCGTCCGAGTGCGAGTTCGACATCGTCGCGTTGGGTGAGGTGATGCTGCGGCTCGATCCCGGTGAGGGCCGGGTCCGTACCGCCCGCCGGTTCGAGGTGTGGGAGGGCGGCGGCGAGTACAACGTGGCCCGTGGCATGCGCAAGGTGTTCGGGTTACGGGCCGGTGTGGTGACCGCGTTCGCCGACAACGAGATCGGCCGGCTGGCCGAGAACCTGATCATGCAGGGTGGTGTCGACACCTCGCTGATCCGCTGGGAGAAGTACGACGGCATCGGCCGGACCGTCCGCAACGGCCTCAATTTCACCGAGCGTGGGTTCGGGGTGCGCGGCGCGCTCGGGGTCTCCGACCGGGCCCACACGGCGATCGCCGGTCTGCGGCCGGGCACGATCGACTGGGACGACCTGTTCGCCCGGCGCGGGGTCCGCTGGCTGCACACCGGCGGGATCTTCGCGGCGCTGTCGGAGAACTCGGCCGCGGTGGCCGAGGAGGCGATGGCCGCCGCACGCAGGCACGGCACGGTGGTCTCCTTCGACCTCAACTACCGGCCCAGCCTGTGGTCCGGGATCGGCGGCACCGAGGTGGCGCGGGCGGTCAACACCGGGCTGGCCCGGCACGTCGACGTGATGATCGGTAACGAGGAGGACTTCACGGCGGCTCTCGGGTTCGACGTCGCGCACGTCGACGAGCGGCTGTCGGCGCTGCCGATCGACAGTTTCGCCGAGATGGTCGGCACGGTGGCGGGCAAGATGCCGTGGCTCAAGGTGGTGGCGACGACCCTGCGGACGGTGCACACCGCCGGCGACAACGACTGGCAGGCGATCGCCTGGTCACCGGAGACGGGCGTGCTGTCGTCGGTGGCCCGCGACCATCTGGGCGTCTTCGACCGGGTCGGTGGCGGCGACGGGTTCGCGTCCGGGCTGATCTACGGCCTGCTCGAGGGTGAGTCGCTGCAGTCCTGTCTGGAGCTCGGGGCGGCGCACGGCGCGTTGGCGATGACCACGCCCGGGGACACCTCGATGGCGACCCGGGAGGAGGTGTGGGCGCTCGCCGGTGGCGGCAGCGCCCGCGTACGCCGGTAG